One part of the Quercus lobata isolate SW786 chromosome 7, ValleyOak3.0 Primary Assembly, whole genome shotgun sequence genome encodes these proteins:
- the LOC115952559 gene encoding putative methyltransferase DDB_G0268948 produces the protein MKKKEMADLFIKQAKQYAEGRPSYPPQLFEFIASKTPSHDLAWDAGAGSGQAARSLSGIYKNVIATDTSPKQLAFAPRLPNIRYQLTPPTMSIAELESSIAPQSSIDVVTIAQAIHWFDLPNFYQQAKWVLKKTHGVIAAWCYTVPEVNESVDAVFQPYYNIAVEPYWDPARKLVDNKFETIDFPFEPVDGADHTGPFPFVMERLMDLDSYFTYLRSWSAYQTAKEKGVELLSNDVIEEFKRAWTEDGQDKKVVKHPIYLRIGRVGNE, from the exons atgaagaagaaagaaatggcAGACTTGTTCATTAAGCAGGCAAAGCAGTACGCAGAGGGTAGGCCTAGTTATCCTCCACAATTGTTTGAATTCATTGCTTCCAAGACACCCTCTCACGACCTTGCATGGGATGCTGGCGCTGGAAGCGGCCAAGCTGCTCGATCT CTATCTGGGATCTACAAAAATGTCATAGCCACAGACACAAGTCCAAAACAGCTTGCATTCGCTCCAAGGCTACCCAATATTAGATACCAACTGACGCCTCCTACCATGTCTATTGCTGAACTTGAATCCAGTATTGCACCTCAATCAAGCATTGATGTTGTGACCATTGCTCAGGCCATCCATTGGTTTGATCTCCCTAATTTCTATCAACAAGCGAAGTGGGTACTCAAAAAAACTCACGGTGTCATAGCTGCCTGGTGCTACACCGTGCCAGAAGTTAACGAATCAGTCGATGCAGTCTTCCAACCCTATTATAACATTGCTGTGGAGCCTTATTGGGATCCGGCACGTAAATTGGTGGACAACAAGTTTGAGACCATCGATTTTCCATTTGAGCCAGTGGATGGAGCTGATCATACTGGACCGTTTCCATTTGTAATGGAAAGATTAATGGATTTAGATAGTTATTTTACATACTTAAGATCATGGTCAGCATATCAAACAGCTAAGGAGAAGGGTGTGGAGCTTTTGAGCAATGATGTGATTGAGGAATTCAAGCGTGCTTGGACTGAAGATGGACAGGACAAGAAGGTCGTAAAGCATCCAATTTATTTGAGGATTGGAAGAGTGGGGAATGAGTAA
- the LOC115953589 gene encoding putative methyltransferase DDB_G0268948 → MADLFIKQAEQYAEGRPSYPPQLFEFIASKTPSHDLAWDVGAGSGQAAQSLSGIYKNVIATDTSPKQLAFAPRLPNIRYQLTPPTMSIAELESSIAPQSSIDAVTIAQAIHWFDLPNFYQQAKWVLKKPHGVIAAWCYTVPEVNESVDAVFQPYYNIAVEPYWDPARKLVDNKYETIDFPFEPVDGADHTGPFPFVTERLMDLDSYFTYLRSWSAYQTAKEKGVELLSNDVIEEFKRAWTEDGQDKKVVKHPIYLRIGRVGNE, encoded by the exons atggcAGACTTGTTCATTAAGCAGGCAGAGCAGTACGCAGAGGGTAGGCCTAGTTATCCTCCACAATTGTTTGAATTCATTGCTTCCAAGACACCCTCTCACGACCTTGCATGGGATGTTGGCGCTGGAAGCGGCCAAGCTGCTCAATCT CTATCTGGGATCTACAAGAATGTCATAGCCACAGACACAAGTCCAAAACAGCTTGCATTCGCTCCAAGGCTACCCAATATTAGATACCAACTGACACCTCCTACCATGTCTATTGCTGAGCTTGAATCCAGTATTGCACCTCAATCAAGCATTGATGCTGTCACCATTGCTCAGGCCATCCATTGGTTTGATCTCCCTAATTTCTACCAACAAGCGAAGTGGGTACTCAAAAAACCTCATGGTGTCATAGCTGCCTGGTGCTACACCGTGCCAGAAGTTAACGAATCAGTCGATGCAGTCTTCCAACCCTATTATAACATTGCTGTGGAGCCTTATTGGGATCCGGCACGTAAATTGGTGGACAACAAGTATGAGACCATCGATTTTCCATTTGAGCCAGTGGATGGAGCTGATCATACTGGACCGTTTCCATTTGTAACGGAAAGATTAATGGATTTAGATAGTTATTTTACATACTTAAGATCATGGTCAGCATATCAAACAGCTAAGGAGAAGGGTGTGGAGCTTTTGAGCAATGATGTGATTGAGGAATTCAAGCGTGCTTGGACTGAAGATGGACAGGACAAGAAGGTTGTAAAGCATCCAATTTATCTGAGGATTGGAAGAGTTGGGAATGAGTAA